Below is a genomic region from Fusobacterium nucleatum.
GGATATGATACAAAAGGAGAAAATGTAAGAGGAGGATTAGGATTAAGAGTTATATTCTAATCAAAGATTAAAGCACTAACCCTTGGTGCAGGTTTATATAGATTATTATTTCCCAAAAAAGAAGATTGGAATTTCTAATCTTCTTTTTTTGTACTTATTTTTTTTCTTTATTTTCTAATAAAACATATAAATTTGTAATTGACATCATAGTGCAATATACATTATAATAAACTAAATATTTTATTATAAAATTTTTTTATATTAGGAGGTTTTGAGTGAGAAATAAAAAGTTAGGTATTATAGGAATTTTTGTTTTATGTTTACTTTTTTTAGTTGCTTGCAATAAAGAAAAAGAAGAAATGGCAAAGCCAGAAGAAAAGGAAGTAGTTCTTAGATTAGAGGGAGGAGATTTTGGCTATCCAAATCCATTTAGACACCAAAATAGAGGACCAGGATTTTTCAAAATGGAGTTAATTTATGATTCATTATTAGAAAAAGATGAGAATGGATTAATTCCTTGGCTAGCAAAAGAATGGGAAGTAAGTGAAGATGGAAAAACTTTTACATTTACTTTGGTAGATGGCGCAAAATGGCATGATGGAAAAGATTTAACAGCGGAAGATGTAGCTTTTACTGTGGAATATTTTAAAAAGCATCCACCAGTAAGAGGAGGACTTATGTTAAATGGAGAGTACTTAATGGATACAGTTTCTGTTGATGGAAATAAAGTTATAATTCATACAGTGGACTATACACCAGTAGCACTTGAAAAAATTGGTAGTATGAGGATAATTCCAAAACATATTTGGGAGAAAGTAGATGACCCAGAAAAATTTTCAGGAGAAGGAGATATTGTGGGGTCAGGTCCATATAAATTAGTGGCATATAATTCAGAACAAGGTTCATATAAAATGGAAAAGAATAATGAATTTTGGGGATTAGAACCAGCTGCAACAGCAATAGAATGGATACCAGTCAGTGATAAAGTTTTAGCATTTCAAAATGGAGAAATTGATATTACAGTAATTCCTGTTGACTTATTGAAAAATTTTGAAAATAACAAAGAATTTAAAATTGTTAAAAATTTTGGTTTACATAATTACAGATTATATTTTAATTTTGATAGAGTCCCAGCTTTACAAGATAAAGATGTAAGACAAGCAATTGCCTATGCTATTGATAGAAAAGAATTAATTGATAAATTGGAAAGAGGTTCAGGTTTAGAGGGAAGTCAAGGCTACTTACCACCAACTCATCCAATGTATAATAAAAATCTTCCAGCTTATTCTTATAATGTAGAAAAAGCAAAAGAGCTTATGAAAGGTAAAACTTTTGAAGTGGAACTATTGGTAGGAAATAGTCCTAAGGAAGTAAAAATGGCAGAGCTTATAAAAATAAGATTAGAAGAAATTGGAATTTCAGTAAAAGTAGTAAGTATTGATAGTAAAGCAAGAGATAGCAAAGTAAGAGATAAAGATTATCAAATAGCAATTATGAAGTATGGGGGAATGGGAGCAGATCCAGATATGTTAAGAGAAATATATTCATCTAAATCAAAAAAAGGAGAATTAGCAGGCTATCATAATGAGGCCTTAGATGAATTATTATCTCAACAATCAACAGAAAGAGATGTTGAAAAAAGAAAAGAATTGATATACAAAATTCAAGAAGTTTTAGCAGAAGAAATTCCAATGCTTTTATTATATGGAGAAATTGAAAATACAGTTTATAGACCAGAAAAATATGATTATTGGACAACTAGATATGACCATACTAAACTAGATCATCCTAAATTATCATATATAATAAGACCAAAGAAATGAAAAAGAAATATATAGTTTTATTTTTTATATTATTAACAATACATTTTATACTGCCTCGTATAATGAAAGCTGATCCTTTTGTATTTTTATCTTCAGATGGGACAGAAGTTGCAAGTTATACAGAAGAAGAAATTTTAAAATATAAACAGTATTATGGATTAGATATGCCATTATGGAGGCAGTATTTGAATTATCTTTTAGGTATTTTTACAGGAAATTTAGGATATAGCATTTATTTTAAAGAAAAAGTAACAACCTTAATATTTAGTCGTTTAGTATGGACAGCAGGAATAGTAATTTTTTCATTATGTATTAGTTCAGTTTTTGGTTTATTTTTGGGAAGTTTTTCTGCATGGAATTATCAAAGAAAGATAGATACAATCCTTTATCAAGGAATGGTTATCATATCTGAAATTCCAAGTTTTTTGACTGCAAATATGATATTGATGTTTTTTATCATAAAATGGAGAATTTTACCAACAGCTGGTGGAATAACTCCGTTTATAAAAATCGAATTTTCTTGGAACTTTATTTTAGATATTATAAAACATGCAATTTTACCAAGTTTAACCTTAACTTTTTTAAGACTTCCAGATTTTTATTTTGTCAGCAGAAGTGCTATGCTTCAACAAATTCAAAAAAAATATGTAGAAACAGCTCAAGCAAAATCATTGGAAGATATTTATATCTTGATGAGGCATTGTTTACCTAATGCAATAAATCCGATAATGACTAGATTTTTACTTAGTATACAGACAATGTTTAATGCAACATTGATAGTAGAAAATGTGTTTAAATATCCAGGAATTGGTAAATTAATAAGAGATGCTGTTTTTTACAGAGATTATTTGCTGTTACAAGGAGTTTTTTTAGTTATCACAATTTTTATTTTAAGTATAAGCCTTTTAGGTGAAAATTTTTATCAAACAATAGAAAAGAGGAAAGAATTATGAGGATAAAGGAAATAAATTTAAAATTATCTTATATTTTTTTGTTTATTATACTAATTCTTGCAATTCTTCCCTATTTTTCTTTTTTAAAATCTGGAACAGTGCCTAGTGGAGCAGCATTAGTACCTCCCTCTAAGGAACACTGGTTTGGAACAGATGATTTAGGAATAGATATTTTTTCTGAAATTTGCTATGGGGCAAAAAGTACTATTATTTTATCTTGTTTAAGTGCTTTATTTGCAGCTGTTGGTGGAAGTATTATAGGAATGGTAGCAGGATATTTTGGAGGTATTTTTGATGAAATTCTCTTAGGAATAATAGATTTTTTTATCAGTATTCCTGATTTACTTCTTATGGTAGTCTTAGGAACTTTTTTAGGTCCAAGTTTAAAAAATATTATTTTTTCCATAGTTTTAGTTTCGTGGATTATGCCAGCTAAAATCACAAGAAGCCAAATTTTAAGAATGAAGCAAGAAAATTATGTAAAAATAGCAAAAATTTATGGTGCAGGTTTTATTCATCTTTTTTTATGGCACTTTTGGAAACCATTTTTTTCTATTATTATGATGAGTGTAATAAAACTTATGAATAGAGCTATTTTAGCAGAAGCTGCCTTGTCATATTTAGGATTAGGGGATCCATTATCTAAAAGTTGGGGAATGATTATAACAAGAGCTATGGATTTTCCTAATATATATCTCACAGAATTTTGGAAATGGTGGTTAGTATATCCTGTAATATTTATGGTTCTTATGGTTTTATCCATTGCTATTATTGGTCAAAAAATAGAAAGAAAAATTGGAGGAGTATACAGAATACAATGACAGAAATATTAAGAGTTGAAAATTTAACAATAACATATTACTCACATTCTGGTTCTTCTCAAATAGGAGTAAAAAATATAAATTTTTCTTTAAATGAAGGTGAGATATATGGCGTTGTTGGAGAATCAGGAAGTGGAAAAAGCACAATGTTATTAGCTATTATGGGATTGTTATATGAAAAAGCAAAAATAGAAGGAAAAATTTATTTTAAAGGAAAAGAAATACAAAACCTAAATAAAAAAGAAATGAAGGAAGTTTGTTTTAAAGAAATAGGATTAATTTTTCAAAATCAAATGGAATTTTTAAATCCCTCTTTAACGATTGAAAAACAAATTTTAGAGATATTAAGGAAAAAATTTTCAGATAAGAATGAATTACAAAAAAAATTAGATGAAGTTCTTGAAATGGTTGGTTTAGAATTAAAAAACAAGAAAAAATATCCACATGAACTTTCTGGTGGAATGAGGCAAAGAGTTTTTATTGCAATGGGAATTTGTCTGAATCCTCCTTTGCTTTTAATTGATGAGCCAACTACTGCCTTAGAAGAAGAATCCAAAAAGAATATTTTAAATCTTTTAAAAGATATAAAAAGAAAATACAATACTACAATGTTAATTATTTCACATGACTTTGAAGTTATAGAGTATTTGACAGAAAAGGTATTAATCTTATTGAGAGGAAATCTTATAGAAAAAGGAAGAACAGAAAAAATATTAGAAGAGCCAAAACATCCTTATACTTTTGCTTTGTTACAGTCCAGTACCTTTTTAAATCCTTGGAAAGATTTATGGGGAATTAGGGAAGAAGAGGATGAGAAATATCCCTGTCCTTTCTATAAAAGATGTACACAGAAAGTAGAGGCTTGTTTAACTTATATTCCATATTTAAAATCAAACATTGAAGAGGGAGTTGCTTGTTATAAAAATGGAATAGAAAAACTTCTAGTATTAAAAAATATAAGAAAGTTATTTAAAACTTCTGAACAGAAAGTGGAAGCTGTAAGAGATTGTTCACTTCGTGTTAGACAGGGAGAAATTGTTGCTTTATTAGGAAAATCAGGTTCTGGAAAAACTACTATTTTAAGGATAATAGCAGGACTTTTATCCAAAGATGCAGGAGAAATATATTTTTTTCAGGAAAAAATTGAAAAGAATAATTTAATAGCCAAAGAAAAATGTTTGCAGATTATAGAACAAGATCCATTTTCTTCCATGAATCCCTCTCTTACAGTGGAAGAAATTATAGCTGAACCAACAGTCATTTTGCATAAAAAAAATTTAGCTTTGTGTAAAGAAATTGTAGTAGAAAATTTAAAGAAAGTTGGTTTGGAAACAAATTATAATTTTTTAAAAAAGCAAGCAAATGAGCTTTCAGGTGGGCAAAGACAAAAAGTAGCAATAGCAAGAGCATTATCTATGGAACCTAAATTACTCTTAGCAGATGAGATTAGTTCTATGTTAGATGAATCTGGAAAATTAAATATTATGAGATTATTGAAGCAACTTCAACATAATATAGGATTTTCTGTACTTTTAGTTACACATGATATAACTCTTGCTAAAAAAGTTGCAGATTATATTTACTATATGGACTCTGGGTGTATAATAGAAGAAGGAAGTGTAAGAAAAATTTTTTGTAAAAAGGGGAAATGATGAATATTAATGAAAGATCTAAATTTAAGCATTTAACTGCTTTTATTTTAGTACTATTAGCTGAAAAAGACCACAGTCCAAGAGAAGTCCAACAATTACTTTTAGGTGACTTTCCAGGATTTACCAGAGATATGTCAACAGTATATCGTTGTCTTAGTAGTTTAGAAAAAGAAGGATTAGTTGAAGTAAATTGGCATTTACCTGATGGAGGAGCAGCTAAAAAAATATATAGTTTAACAGAAAAAGGCTGGGAAGCCTTGTACGAATGGAAAGAAGACATTGCAATTAGAAAGAGAAATTTTGAAGTCTTTTTAAAAAAAATTGAAAGTTTAATAGAAGGAGAAAAATGAAGATAGAAGAATTTGAGAAAATTATGCAAAGGGAAGATAGAGAGGAGAATCAAGAGGACTTAGAAAAAATATGGGATAGTAAAAGTGAATGGTTTTTTAAAAGAACAGAAAAAAAACAAGAAAATTTTTCAAATAGACTTGTTTTTAAAATAGTAAAAGAAAAAAATTTATTGAATGAAAATTCAAAAGTTTTGGATATTGGTTGTGGAACAGGAAGACATCTTTTAGAATTTTCAAAATTTACTTCTTATGTAATAGGAACAGATATTTCTTCTAAGATGTTAGATTATGCTAAAGAAAAATTAAAAAATGTAAGAGAAGCTAAATTTATTCATGGAAATTGGATGGAAAATTTTACAAAAGAAAAAGAGTTTGATTTGGTATTTGCTAGTATGACTCCAGCAATTACTACTATTGAACATATAAAAAGAATGTGTTTAATCTCAAAAAAATATTGTTTGATGGAAAGATTTGTGTATAATAGAGACCCAATCAGAGAAGAAATAGAAGAAATGTTAGGAAGGAAACTGAATAA
It encodes:
- a CDS encoding ABC transporter substrate-binding protein; its protein translation is MRNKKLGIIGIFVLCLLFLVACNKEKEEMAKPEEKEVVLRLEGGDFGYPNPFRHQNRGPGFFKMELIYDSLLEKDENGLIPWLAKEWEVSEDGKTFTFTLVDGAKWHDGKDLTAEDVAFTVEYFKKHPPVRGGLMLNGEYLMDTVSVDGNKVIIHTVDYTPVALEKIGSMRIIPKHIWEKVDDPEKFSGEGDIVGSGPYKLVAYNSEQGSYKMEKNNEFWGLEPAATAIEWIPVSDKVLAFQNGEIDITVIPVDLLKNFENNKEFKIVKNFGLHNYRLYFNFDRVPALQDKDVRQAIAYAIDRKELIDKLERGSGLEGSQGYLPPTHPMYNKNLPAYSYNVEKAKELMKGKTFEVELLVGNSPKEVKMAELIKIRLEEIGISVKVVSIDSKARDSKVRDKDYQIAIMKYGGMGADPDMLREIYSSKSKKGELAGYHNEALDELLSQQSTERDVEKRKELIYKIQEVLAEEIPMLLLYGEIENTVYRPEKYDYWTTRYDHTKLDHPKLSYIIRPKK
- a CDS encoding ABC transporter permease, which encodes MKKKYIVLFFILLTIHFILPRIMKADPFVFLSSDGTEVASYTEEEILKYKQYYGLDMPLWRQYLNYLLGIFTGNLGYSIYFKEKVTTLIFSRLVWTAGIVIFSLCISSVFGLFLGSFSAWNYQRKIDTILYQGMVIISEIPSFLTANMILMFFIIKWRILPTAGGITPFIKIEFSWNFILDIIKHAILPSLTLTFLRLPDFYFVSRSAMLQQIQKKYVETAQAKSLEDIYILMRHCLPNAINPIMTRFLLSIQTMFNATLIVENVFKYPGIGKLIRDAVFYRDYLLLQGVFLVITIFILSISLLGENFYQTIEKRKEL
- a CDS encoding ABC transporter permease, whose amino-acid sequence is MRIKEINLKLSYIFLFIILILAILPYFSFLKSGTVPSGAALVPPSKEHWFGTDDLGIDIFSEICYGAKSTIILSCLSALFAAVGGSIIGMVAGYFGGIFDEILLGIIDFFISIPDLLLMVVLGTFLGPSLKNIIFSIVLVSWIMPAKITRSQILRMKQENYVKIAKIYGAGFIHLFLWHFWKPFFSIIMMSVIKLMNRAILAEAALSYLGLGDPLSKSWGMIITRAMDFPNIYLTEFWKWWLVYPVIFMVLMVLSIAIIGQKIERKIGGVYRIQ
- a CDS encoding ABC transporter ATP-binding protein gives rise to the protein MTEILRVENLTITYYSHSGSSQIGVKNINFSLNEGEIYGVVGESGSGKSTMLLAIMGLLYEKAKIEGKIYFKGKEIQNLNKKEMKEVCFKEIGLIFQNQMEFLNPSLTIEKQILEILRKKFSDKNELQKKLDEVLEMVGLELKNKKKYPHELSGGMRQRVFIAMGICLNPPLLLIDEPTTALEEESKKNILNLLKDIKRKYNTTMLIISHDFEVIEYLTEKVLILLRGNLIEKGRTEKILEEPKHPYTFALLQSSTFLNPWKDLWGIREEEDEKYPCPFYKRCTQKVEACLTYIPYLKSNIEEGVACYKNGIEKLLVLKNIRKLFKTSEQKVEAVRDCSLRVRQGEIVALLGKSGSGKTTILRIIAGLLSKDAGEIYFFQEKIEKNNLIAKEKCLQIIEQDPFSSMNPSLTVEEIIAEPTVILHKKNLALCKEIVVENLKKVGLETNYNFLKKQANELSGGQRQKVAIARALSMEPKLLLADEISSMLDESGKLNIMRLLKQLQHNIGFSVLLVTHDITLAKKVADYIYYMDSGCIIEEGSVRKIFCKKGK
- a CDS encoding PadR family transcriptional regulator, with the translated sequence MNINERSKFKHLTAFILVLLAEKDHSPREVQQLLLGDFPGFTRDMSTVYRCLSSLEKEGLVEVNWHLPDGGAAKKIYSLTEKGWEALYEWKEDIAIRKRNFEVFLKKIESLIEGEK
- a CDS encoding class I SAM-dependent methyltransferase — encoded protein: MKIEEFEKIMQREDREENQEDLEKIWDSKSEWFFKRTEKKQENFSNRLVFKIVKEKNLLNENSKVLDIGCGTGRHLLEFSKFTSYVIGTDISSKMLDYAKEKLKNVREAKFIHGNWMENFTKEKEFDLVFASMTPAITTIEHIKRMCLISKKYCLMERFVYNRDPIREEIEEMLGRKLNKLPSNHKEYTYGVWNIVWNLGYFPEIYYDKYIYEAEKTVTDYMEQIICTDEEKNKIIEFLKGKEKNGKIISKEYVIKAIILWDVNLF